A region from the Sphaerodactylus townsendi isolate TG3544 linkage group LG01, MPM_Stown_v2.3, whole genome shotgun sequence genome encodes:
- the LOC125431082 gene encoding popeye domain-containing protein 3-like isoform X2: MGDNSSFWDGLIYAHPVCVNWKSEAEGSIYHLASILFVVGFMGGSGFFGLLYVFCLLGLGFLCSSVWAWLDVCAADIFSWNFILFVISFIQFVYVTYQVRSVAFDREFQELYNALFQPLGVSLTVFRKIVRCCDEEIVALEKEHCYAMEGKTPIDKLSLLVSGRIRVTVDGEFLHYIFPLQFLDSPEWDSLRPTEEGIFQVTLTAETDCQYVAWRRKKLYLLFAKHRYISRLFSILVGSDIADKLYALNDRVNLGKGFRFDIRLPNFYHMSVPQTPKKQLGDQLQNNSTQILANVINCSSSTK; encoded by the exons ATGGGAGACAATTCAAGTTTTTGGGACGGTCTGATATATGCACATCCTGTCTGTGTAAACTGGAAGTCAGAAGCGGAAGGATCTATCTACCACTTAGCCAGCATTCTGTTCGTTGTTGGATTCATGGGTGGAAGTGGGTTTTTTGGCCTCCTCTATGTCTTCTGTTTGCTTGGACTTGGTTTCCTGTGCTCTTCTGTCTGGGCATGGCTGGATGTGTGTGCAGCTGATATCTTCTCTTGGAATTTCATACTGTTTGTGATAAGCTTCATACAGTTTGTTTATGTAACCTACCAAGTTCGGAGTGTTGCCTTTGACAGAGAATTCCAGGAACTTTATAATGCTTTGTTCCAGCCCCTGGGGGTCTCACTGACTGTTTTTAGAAAGATTGTCCGTTGCTGTGATGAAGAAATTGTTGCACTGGAGAAGGAACACTGTTATGCTATGGAAGGCAAAACACCAATTGATAAGCTCTCCTTGCTTGTGTCAGGAAG GATCAGAGTGACAGTAGATGGGGAATTTCTACATTATATTTTCCCGCTTCAGTTTCTGGATTCTCCTGAGTGGGATTCTCTAAGACCTACCGAAGAAGGCATTTTTCAG GTAACCCTCACAGCAGAAACAGACTGTCAATACGTagcatggagaagaaaaaaattatatttactcTTTGCTAAGCACCGATACATCTCACGCCTCTTTTCAATTCTAGTGGGAAGTGACATTGCTGATAAGCTATATGCTTTGAATGACAGAGTAAACCTAGGAAAAGGGTTTCGATTTGACATCCGCTTACCTAACTTCTATCACATGTCTGTTCCACAGACACCCAAAAAGCAACTGGGAGACCAGCTTCAGAACAACTCAACACAAATATTAGCAAATGTTATAAACTGCAGCTCTTCTACAAAATGA